The genomic region GAGTGAGCGGCGCCGCGGCGTGCTCGCCGTAGGGCCCGACACAGCGGCGGGCCAGCGACCGCCAGAGGCGCAGGGCGGGTCCGGCTTCGTCGCCCTCCATCCACTCCGCCGCGCGGTCACGGGTCGCGCGGTCCTGGAGGCCGAGGATCAGTCGGGCCGCCTCGTCGTGCGCGAGAAGTTCGTCGTCGCGGAGGTCCGCCAGGAGCATGCCGGAGACGGGCTGTGCCCGGGCGAAGCGGTCCAGGATCCGCCCGGCCAGTCGAAGTGTCTCGTCGGCCACGTCGGCGCGGCCCGCGTCGTCGAGGATCCTCGGGACCAGCGCCAGGCTGGCGGTGTCCAGGGCGGTCTCCTGCTCGAGAGCGGCGGCGTTCTCCCAGGGGAGCAGCCGGGCCCGCAGCTCCCGCAGCGTGCCGCGCACCTGGATCCCCGCATAGGTGGCAGCGGCCGCCAGCACCGATGTCCCGGGCAGGCCCATGGAGGCTCCCTCGGGCGGGCAGCATGCCGCGTTGTCACAGCAGTAGGACCAGTAACGGCCATCGGAGATGCACAGCGCCTCGACCACCGTCACGTCCAGGGAACCGCACTCCACGCGCAGCCTGTGGGCCAGCGGCCTCAGCCGCTCCATGACCTGCCGGCCGGACTCGCCCTTCAGCGGTTCCTGGCAGAGGAAGGCGACCATCGACTCGGGGCGGGCCCCTCGGCGCTCGCTGCCTGTCACGAGGCCGTGGGCCAGTTGCCGGGCTGCTGACGGCCAGTCGTCCGCGTTCGCCGGGATGCCGAGCCGGGCCCGGCCCCCGAACCGCCCGCGCCCGTCCCTGTCGTGCAGGGCGACCAGGACGATGCTGTCCTCCGGGCGGTACCCGAGCAGGTACGGCAGGGCGTCGGCCAGTTCGGCCGGGGTGCGCAGGGTGACCTGGTGCTCGCCCCCGTGGCCGTCGTACGCGGGGCCGGGGACGCGCGGCCCGGTCCCCTCGCCCGCCCGCTTCCCCGCTCCACCGTCCTTGGGCCTGCCGTGTGCGTCGAGCCCCGTGATGTCGCCGTTTTCGGAGGATCCAGTCGTTTCGCTGTGGTTCGTCATGCGGAGACGATCTCGCGGAACCCGAAACTCCGCTTGACCCTGTGGATAACTCCGATCAGGGACACGACACCAGAAACCGCGAGGCGCCTGATCACCTCGTGCACCGCTCGCGCTGTCAGTGCCGTCCTGTTGTATGGAACGCATGGAGCACACGAGCAACGCGGATCTCCGGGCGGCGGCCGACACGGTCCTCGCCCGTCTCGTCGGGGACGTCTCGGGAACGGCCCGGCTGCGCGAGGACCAGTGGCGGGCGATCGAGGCACTGGTCGCCGACAGACGCCGCGCCCTGGTCGTCCAGCGCACGGGCTGGGGCAAGTCCGCGGTCTACTTCGTGGCGACCTCGCTGCTGCGGGCGCAGGGCAGCGGCCCGACCGTGATCGTGTCCCCGCTGCTCGCGCTCATGCGGAACCAGGTCGAGGCAGCGGCCCGGGCGGGCATCCACGCCCGGACCATCAACTCCTCCAACACCGAGGAGTGGGAGGACGTTCAGGACGAGATCGCCGCGGGTGCGGTCGACGTCCTGCTGGTGAGTCCTGAGCGGCTCAACAACCCGGACTTCCGGGACCAGGTGCTGCCCCGCCTCGCGGCCGCCACCGGGCTGCTGGTGGTGGACGAGGCGCACTGCATCTCCGACTGGGGCCACGACTTCCGGCCGGACTACCGCCGGCTGCGCACGATGCTCGCCGACCTCCCGCCCGGCGTGCCGGTGCTCGCGACCACCGCCACCGCCAACGCGCGCGTGACGGCCGACGTCGCGGAACAGCTCGGCACCGGCGGCAGCTCGGACGCCCTCGTGCTGCGGGGCCCGCTGGACCGGGACAGCCTGAGTCTGGGCGTGCTCCGGCTGTCGGACGCCGCGCACCGGATGGCCTGGCTCGCCGAACACCTCGACGAGCTGCCGGGTTCCGGGATCATCTACACGCTCACCGTGGCCGCCGCCGAGGAGGTCACGGCCTTCCTCCGGCAGCGCGGGCACACGGTCGCCTCGTACACGGGCAAGACGGAGAACGCCGATCGGCAGCAGGCCGAGGAGGATCTGCTCGCCAACAAGGTGAAGGCCCTGGTCGCCACGTCGGCACTCGGTATGGGCTTCGACAAGCCCGATCTGGGCTTCGTGGTGCACCTCGGCTCGCCCTCCTCCCCCATCGCCTACTACCAGCAGGTGGGCCGCGCGGGACGCGGCGTGGAGCACGCCGAGGTGCTCCTGCTCCCCGGGAAGGAGGACGAGGCGATCTGGGAGTACTTCGCGTCGCTCGCCTTCCCCTCGGAAGAGCTGGTGCGCCGCACGCTCGACATCCTCGCGCACGCGGAGAAGCCCCTCTCGCTGCCCGCCCTGGAACCCCTGGTGGAGCTGCGCCGCTCCCGCCTGGAGTCCATGCTCAAGGTCCTCGACGTGGACGGAGCGGTCAAGCGGGTCAAGGGAGGTTGGATCGCGACCGGCCAGCCTTGGACGTACGACGCCGAGCGGTACGCGTGGGTGGCGCGGCAGCGCAAGGCCGAGCAGCGGGCGATGCGCGAGTACGCGTCGACGACGGACTGCCGGATGGAGTTCCTGCAGCGCCAGCTGGACGACGAGGCCGCCAAGCCGTGCGGTCGCTGCGACAACTGCGCGGGCCCGCGCTTCACCGCGGACATGTCCGAGGAGGCGCTCGACGCCGCGCGCGTGGACCTGGGCCGAGCGGGTGTCGACGTGGAGCCCCGCCGGATGTGGCCGACCGGGCTGCCGGCGATCGGAGTGGACCTCAAGGGGCGTCTCCCGGCCGGCGAACAGGCCGCGCCTGGGCGTGCGTTGGGGCGCCTGTCGGACATCGGCTGGGGCAACCGGCTGCGACCCATGCTCGCGGCCCAGGCCCCCGACGGGCCCGTGCCGGACGACGTGGCGAAGGCCGTGGTGGGCGTGCTCGCCGACTGGGCCAAGGGGCCCGGCGGCTGGGCCGGGGGTGTGCAGGATCCGCAACCCCGCCCGGTGGGCGTCGTCATCGTCGCCTCCCGCACGCGACCCCAGTTGATCCACTCCCTGGGAGCGCGTATCGCGGAGGTCGGTCGACTGCCTCTGCTGGGCGCTGTCGAGTACACGGGCGAGGTGTATCCGGGGCCCCGGAGCAACAGCGCCCAGCGGCTGAAGGCGCTCGACGGGGCACTGACCGTGCCGCCCGCCCTCGCGTCCGCCCTCGCCGAGGCCCAGGGCCCCGTCCTCCTCGTGGACGACTACACGGAGACCGGCTGGACCCTCGCGGTCGCGGCCCGCATGCTCCGGCGCTCGGGTGCGCAGGGGGTGTTGCCGCTGGTACTGGCCGTGCAGGGCTGACAGCCAGTCGAGAGGCGCGGCCACCGAATCCTCGCCGGGCATCGGCCCGTTGACCGGGACCGCCACCTGCCGGTCGCGCACACCTCTGGACGCCGGGCGTCCCTGTGACGTACGAACGTGTCGTGCTCGAACGCCGCATGGGTGGCCCGGCGACGCACAGGGTGAGGATATTAGCCGCGCATCATCTGATAACGGTCGACTGCGCCAATTGCTCGTTGCCGCATTCAAGTTCGACAGGAAGAATTGAGGTCCGCTCCCGCACGGCACGACCGCCGATCCGGTAGGGCTTCCCTGCGGTGCGCGCTCCCAGATTCCGACCCCGCCCGCAGTGTGGGCGCGTAGCCGAAGGGAGGACCGTGACCTTCGGATTCGCTCCGGCCTCGGCAGCGGCGTCGACGTCCGCCGCTTCCGCCAACCGCTTGCTCGAACCCGCGGAATGGGCCGCCGCAGGGATCCCGCTGCTCCGCAACCCCCGTGAAGTCGTCAGCGGACTGCACGCCCGGCACCACCCGCAGCCGGCGACCGCCGTCATCGCCGTGCTCGATCCGGACGAGCGGCTGCGGGCGAGCGCCTCGTTCGTCCGCAGGACGGCCCCGGCCGACGGCTGGATGTTCCGCAACGTGCTGCTGGCGCAGCTGCGCCGGATCATCCCGCACGATCTGCGGCGCCGCACACCGGTCCGCACCGCCGTGCTGCTCTACTGCCGTGAGGGCGACGCCCGTTGGACCGAGGAGGACGGCGCGTGGATGTGGGGGCTGCGCGACGCTTGCACCCTGCACGGGCTGCGCTGCGGGGCGTACATCACGCTGACCCGTGACGGCTGGCAGGTGCTCGGCGAGGGCCGCGGCGGACGCCGCCCGCACTCTGCGTCGGCACCGGAGCCGTTCGCCACGTCGGAGGCACCGCCGCCGCTGCCGCGCACCGGTGGCGCCGCCTCCGAGGTGCTGCGCCGCGCTGCGGCGGCTCGCTGAGGTCTCTGGACAGACCGTCCCTGGACAGGCCGTCCCTGGGCAGACCGTTCCGTACGGACGGGGCCGGCACGAACTGGGGCCCGCACGAACCGGGGGCTGTACCCCGCCGTACGGCACACCACGGTTCCTCTGACCGACAGCCGGAACGGGCACTGCGAACGGCCCTGAGGCCACCCGGACGGGACCGCCCGCAACCACGGCGCCAGCCCTTCGGGCACGCCGAAACACCCGCCGTGCGGAGCCGCCGAAGCGGTGCCTGAGGTCAGCACCCGGCGCCCGACCGGACGCCACGGCACCGACTCAGACGCTCGTCCCCAGCACCGAGTTGATCCGCTGCGGGTCACCGCAGACGATCAGCAGGGCGGTGGCCCGGGAGTGGGCCAGGGACAGGGCGCTCGCGGCTGCGGCCTCGGCACCGCCGTTCACAGCGACCACGACCACCGGACGAGACCCGGCGCGGCCGGCGACGGTGGCGTCCGTGTAGAAGACGTCGTCACCGGCATCGTGCTGGGCCCAGTAGGACGTCTCACCGAACGACAGCTCGTGGGCGGCCCACGGGTGCTGTTCGCCGGTCGTGATCACCAGGACGTCTCCGGGGGCGCGACCGGAGTCCAGAAGCAGGTCCACGGCTTCCTCGGCGGCGTCGAGCGCGCCTTCGGCGGATGCCGGGATCAGCTGGATCTGCGGGGTCGCCGGAGCGTCGGCACCGGCTGCGGAACCCGACGGACCGGGCTTGGCGGCCGCGTCACGCGGCGTGCGCTGCACCGGCGGCGCGGGCCGGAGAGGACCGGGACGGCCGGGACGCGACGGAGCCGCGGGACGGGGGCCGGGTACGGGGCGAGGGGTCGGCGCGGTGCGGCCGCTGGCCGGAGTGGCGCGGGGACCCTGGGCACTCTCGTGAATCTGAGGCTCCTCGGGAATGAGAGGCATGGGTTGATATTTATCAAACGTTGGTACGGCCCGCGTCGGCGGGTGGCGCATGTGTGCGAACGAAACCGTCAGAAATCGAAGCCCAGCTGACCCTCGATTTCCGGAACGCTTGCGTCCGTCCAGCTGCGGACCTTCTTGAGGTGCCGCCACTGGGGCAGCGCATCAAGATACGCCCACGACAACCGGTGGTAGGGGGTGGGGCCCCGCTCCGCCAGTGCGGCCTTGTGCACGGGTGAGGGATACCCGGCGTTGTCCGCAAAACCGAAGTCTGCATGGTCGATACCCAGTTCGGCCATCATTTTGTCGCGCTGAACCTTGGCGATCACCGAGGCCGCCGCGACCGCCACACACGACTGGTCGCCCTTGATCACCGTACGGACCCGCCAGGGTGCACCGAGATAGTCATGCTTCCCGTCGAGGATGACCGCGTCGGGGCGGACCGGCAGGGTGTCCAGGGCACGTCCCGCGGCGAGCCGCAGCGCGGCCGTCATCCCCAGGTCGTCTATCTCCTCCGGCGAGGCGTGTCCCAGGGCGTACGACGTCACCCACTTCCGCAGTTCCTCGGCGAGTTCGGTGCGTCGCTTGATGGTGAGCAGCTTCGAGTCGGTGAGACCCTCGGGCGGCCGGCGCAGTCCGGTGATCGCCGCGCAGACGGTGACGGGACCGGCCCACGCGCCGCGCCCCACCTCGTCGACACCTGCAACGATCTTCGCTCCGGTCGTGGCTCGAAGGGAGCGCTCGACGGTGTGAGTAGGCGGTTCGTACGGCATGGCGACCCTAGGTTACGCCGCCCGCAACCGCCCGCGACACCCCGGTCGGCCCTCGCGGCGACCCGGCGCTCGCCGACCCCTGTCAGGCACCGCTCGACCGCAGCAGCGGAACCATCAACTGGTCGATCATCTCCTCGATTTCCTGGTCCTGCCATTCACAGCCGCACATCTTGGAGCGGTACATCATCATCGCCGGGATGGCGTCGAAGACATATCCGTTCGCAGCGTCGGAACGCACCTCGCCTCGCCTGATCCCTCGCTCGATGACCTCCCGCAGCATCTTGAGGGTGGGCTCCACGACCCCGTCGAAGATCACGGCATGGAAGCGCTCAGCCTGCGTGGTGTCGCATTCGTGAATCACTGAGCGAAGCGCGAATCCCGGTCGGGAGAACATCGCGTCGCGTGCTCTCCGGCAGAGCGTCAAGAGATCCTCACGCACGCTCCCCTCGTCCGGCACCGCGTCGAAGTGCGGCAGGCCGGCGCGCAGGGCGTCGGCGACGAGGTCCTCTTTGGACGGCCAGCGCCGGTAGACGGCGGCCTTACCGGTCTGGGCACCGGCGGCGACACCTTCCATCGTCAGGCCGTTCCAGCCGACGGTGCTGAGTTGATCCAGCGCGGCGTCGAGAATCGCACGTTCGAGCACGGCGCCACGGCGGCGGGCGGCCGTCTGAGCGGGGGCATCCGCCCAGCTCGGGGTAACCATCGAACTCTCTCCAACGAGCAGATGAAGCGGGGATTTCGGGGTGGAGGGACGTGCCGGACGGCGGCAAAGGGGGACGTGCCGCACGGCGACGCCACAAGTGAACGCTTGCGTTCACTGTCGGGGACTCACTACCTTTGACGCGACAGTGAACGCGAGCGTTCACTAACGCACTCGTGGGGGACCCATAGTGACAACCTCTCCATTGCTCAAGGACCAGAAGCCAGGTGCGGCACGCCGGGAGGGACACCCCGGCATCGCGCTCACCGTCATCGCGGCCTGCCAACTCATGGTGGTACTCGACGCGACGATTGTGAACATCGCGCTCCCGCACATTCAAGACGCACTCAAGTTCAGCACCACCGACCTCACCTGGGTCGTCAGCTCCTACACACTCACCTTCGGCGGTCTGCTGCTCCTCGGCGGCCGCGCCGGTGACATCCTCGGGCGCCGCAGGGTGTTCATGACCGGCATCCTGCTGTTCACCTTCGCCTCGCTGCTCGGCGGGCTCGCCCAGGAGCCGTGGCAGTTGCTGGCCGCGCGGGTCCTCCAGGGCGTGGGAGGCGCGATCGCGTCGCCCACCTCGCTGGCTCTCATCACCACCACGTTCCCCGAGGGACCGGAGCGCAACCGGGCCTTCGGCGTCTTCGCCGCGGTGTCCGCGGGTGGTGGTGCCATCGGCCTGCTCGCGGGCGGCATGCTCACCGAGTGGCTCGACTGGCGGTGGGTGCTCTTCGTGAACGTGCCGATCGGTGTGCTGATCGCCGTGCTCACTCCGCTCTACATCAGCGAGTCCGAACGGCACACCGGGCGCTTCGACATAGCGGGGGCGGTGACCTCGACCGCGGGCATGGCGTCCCTCGTCTACGGCTTCATCCGGGCGGCGGACGAGGGCTGGCGGGACAGCCTCACCATCGGATCCTTCGCCGCCGCGGTGGTCCTGCTGCTGGCCTTCGGGGTCATCGAGTCCCGGGCCAAGGAACCGATCACCCCGCTGCGGATGTTCACCGACCGGAACCGCTCGGGCACGTACGTGATCATGCTGAGCCTCGCGGCGGCGATGTTCGGGATGTTCTTCTACATCGTGCTGTTCGTGCAGAACGTGCTCGGCTACAGCCCGATCGAGGCGGGGCTCGCCTTCCTGCCGGTGACCGTCGTGATCGCGCTCGGCGCGGGTCTGTCGCAGCGGTTCCTGCCGGTGCTGGGTCCGAAGCCGTTCATGCTCCTCGGCTCGGCGCTCGCGGCGATCGGACTGGCCTGGCAGGCGCTCATCAGCTCCGACAGCTCGTACGTCGGCGGAGTTCTCGGTCCGATGCTGGTGTTCGGCTTCGGCATGGGCCTGAACTTCGTGACGCTCACGCTCACCGCCGTCTCCGGTGTCGCCCAGCATGAGGCGGGAGCCGCGTCGGGACTGCTCAACACCACGCAGCAGGTGGGCGGATCGCTGGGTCTGTCGATCCTGACGACCGTGTTCGGCACGGCGACCAGGGACGAGGCGGAGAAGCAGCTTCCGCAGTTCATGGCCGAGGGCTCCCCCGAGCAGAAGGCGGAGTTCGCCACGACGCATCAGCTGCCCGCGCCGTGGGGGCACGAGGTGCTGGCCCAGGGCATCTCCGCTGCCTTCGTTCCGGCTGCGGCCATGGCCGTCCTCGCCCTGGCCACCGCCTGGTTGGTGATCCGGGTCCGCAAGAGCGACCTGGAGGCGCTCTCCGGCTCGGCCGGGCCGGGGCTGGGCTGACGCACAGGCTTGGTGAGATGGCTTCGGCGGCTCACCGGCGGGCGCGAAACAGGCCTGCCGGTGGCTGCCGGGCCGATCCGTGACCGGCCGCGCAGCTCCGACGCGGCGTGCGAATGCGTCCCACCACCGGAGAAGAACAGCCAGCAGAATCTCCATGATCACCTCCTTCGAGCTGCCTGTACGTAACCCCAACGTGTGCGGCCCCATGGCTCGCACAGCGGATGTCATGACAACGAGCAGCCGGTCACGGAGAGTTCCCGGTGCGCACGGAGAGTTCTGATCGCCGGACCGGTTCCGATGGCCGGCCCATACAAAGGAGTTTCGGACCGCTAGACCGACGCGGGCACCCAGTCCGGCAGCGGCTCGGTCCGCGCCACCCACTCGGCGGGCGGCGCCCCGGCCTTCCCCGAGGCGATCACGCCGCCCACGATGGCACAGGTCGTGTCGACGTCCCCGCCGACCTGCGCGGTCGTCCAGAAAGCTTGCTCGTAGTCACCGAGACTTCGCGCGGCCGACCACAGGGCGAAGGGCACGGTGTCGTGGGCGGTCGTCCGCCGTCCGCACCCCAGCACCGCCGCGACCGTGGCCGGATCGGCGTAGTCGAGCATGTCCCGGGCCCGGCGCAGTCCCGCACCCACCGCGCTCTTCTTGGGCACCAGGTCGATGACCCCGTCGAGGAGGGCCTCGGCACCGGGCGGCCCGCCGGGGGCAGCGGCGAACGCGGCGGCCGCGGAGACGGCCATGGCGCCGACGACGGCCTCGCGATGCTGGTGGGTGGTGTATGCCGAGATCTCCGCCTGGTGCGTCGCCTGCTCCGGGTCGTCCGCGTACCAGGCGCCCAGCGGGGCGATCCGCATCGCGGCGCCGTTGCCCCAGGACCCCTGTCCGTTGAAGAGCGCGGCGGCGAGTTCACGCCAGTCGCCGCCCTCCCGGACGAGCCGCAGCAGGCGGTTGACCGCCGGGCCGTAGCCCCGGTCGAAATCGTGGTGCTCGGCGAAGGAGCGGGCCAGGGCGTCCTGGTCGATGCGGTGGTGAGCGACCAGGACGGCGACGACGGAGCAGGCCATCTCCGTGTCGTCGGTCCACTGCCACGGCCCGGACGGAATCTCGCGGCGCTTCAGCAGCGGGTAGTTCACGGGCACGAAGTACTGGGAGCCCAGGGCGTCCCCGACGGACAGTCCGCGCAGGCTGGCCAGGGCCCGGTCCAGGCGCCCGTCGGTGGAGGAATCAGCGTTCATCGCCCTGCCACTCTATCCAGTGATCCCGTAGGGCTCGGGATCACGCCAGCGGTCGAACGGCCGGTCAAGCGTGTACTTGCCGTCGTCTCCCAGAACGAGCATCCGCACCTCGCCGTTCCCCGGGTTCGACAGCGACTCGAACTCGGCGACGGTCCAGTGGAACCACCGCATGCAGAACAGCCGCATGGCGAGACCGTGGGTGACGATCAGGACGTTCGGCGGATGGTCGGGGTCCTCGAAACTGCGGAACAGGCTCTCCAGGAAGCCGCCGACCCGGTCGTAGACGTCGGCGCCGGACTCGCCCTGGGCGAACCGGTAGAAGAAGTGGCCGTACGCGTCACGGTAGGT from Streptomyces chartreusis NRRL 3882 harbors:
- a CDS encoding ADP-ribosylglycohydrolase family protein, translating into MNADSSTDGRLDRALASLRGLSVGDALGSQYFVPVNYPLLKRREIPSGPWQWTDDTEMACSVVAVLVAHHRIDQDALARSFAEHHDFDRGYGPAVNRLLRLVREGGDWRELAAALFNGQGSWGNGAAMRIAPLGAWYADDPEQATHQAEISAYTTHQHREAVVGAMAVSAAAAFAAAPGGPPGAEALLDGVIDLVPKKSAVGAGLRRARDMLDYADPATVAAVLGCGRRTTAHDTVPFALWSAARSLGDYEQAFWTTAQVGGDVDTTCAIVGGVIASGKAGAPPAEWVARTEPLPDWVPASV
- a CDS encoding ribonuclease HII, giving the protein MPYEPPTHTVERSLRATTGAKIVAGVDEVGRGAWAGPVTVCAAITGLRRPPEGLTDSKLLTIKRRTELAEELRKWVTSYALGHASPEEIDDLGMTAALRLAAGRALDTLPVRPDAVILDGKHDYLGAPWRVRTVIKGDQSCVAVAAASVIAKVQRDKMMAELGIDHADFGFADNAGYPSPVHKAALAERGPTPYHRLSWAYLDALPQWRHLKKVRSWTDASVPEIEGQLGFDF
- a CDS encoding RecQ family ATP-dependent DNA helicase, whose amino-acid sequence is MEHTSNADLRAAADTVLARLVGDVSGTARLREDQWRAIEALVADRRRALVVQRTGWGKSAVYFVATSLLRAQGSGPTVIVSPLLALMRNQVEAAARAGIHARTINSSNTEEWEDVQDEIAAGAVDVLLVSPERLNNPDFRDQVLPRLAAATGLLVVDEAHCISDWGHDFRPDYRRLRTMLADLPPGVPVLATTATANARVTADVAEQLGTGGSSDALVLRGPLDRDSLSLGVLRLSDAAHRMAWLAEHLDELPGSGIIYTLTVAAAEEVTAFLRQRGHTVASYTGKTENADRQQAEEDLLANKVKALVATSALGMGFDKPDLGFVVHLGSPSSPIAYYQQVGRAGRGVEHAEVLLLPGKEDEAIWEYFASLAFPSEELVRRTLDILAHAEKPLSLPALEPLVELRRSRLESMLKVLDVDGAVKRVKGGWIATGQPWTYDAERYAWVARQRKAEQRAMREYASTTDCRMEFLQRQLDDEAAKPCGRCDNCAGPRFTADMSEEALDAARVDLGRAGVDVEPRRMWPTGLPAIGVDLKGRLPAGEQAAPGRALGRLSDIGWGNRLRPMLAAQAPDGPVPDDVAKAVVGVLADWAKGPGGWAGGVQDPQPRPVGVVIVASRTRPQLIHSLGARIAEVGRLPLLGAVEYTGEVYPGPRSNSAQRLKALDGALTVPPALASALAEAQGPVLLVDDYTETGWTLAVAARMLRRSGAQGVLPLVLAVQG
- a CDS encoding MFS transporter, whose translation is MTTSPLLKDQKPGAARREGHPGIALTVIAACQLMVVLDATIVNIALPHIQDALKFSTTDLTWVVSSYTLTFGGLLLLGGRAGDILGRRRVFMTGILLFTFASLLGGLAQEPWQLLAARVLQGVGGAIASPTSLALITTTFPEGPERNRAFGVFAAVSAGGGAIGLLAGGMLTEWLDWRWVLFVNVPIGVLIAVLTPLYISESERHTGRFDIAGAVTSTAGMASLVYGFIRAADEGWRDSLTIGSFAAAVVLLLAFGVIESRAKEPITPLRMFTDRNRSGTYVIMLSLAAAMFGMFFYIVLFVQNVLGYSPIEAGLAFLPVTVVIALGAGLSQRFLPVLGPKPFMLLGSALAAIGLAWQALISSDSSYVGGVLGPMLVFGFGMGLNFVTLTLTAVSGVAQHEAGAASGLLNTTQQVGGSLGLSILTTVFGTATRDEAEKQLPQFMAEGSPEQKAEFATTHQLPAPWGHEVLAQGISAAFVPAAAMAVLALATAWLVIRVRKSDLEALSGSAGPGLG
- a CDS encoding histidine phosphatase family protein, with protein sequence MARPRRIVLVRHGESTGNVDDSVYEREPDHALALTERGRRQAEATGERLRELFGGERVSVYVSPYRRTHETLRAFRLDPGLIRVREEPRLREQDWGNWQDRDEVRLQKTYRDAYGHFFYRFAQGESGADVYDRVGGFLESLFRSFEDPDHPPNVLIVTHGLAMRLFCMRWFHWTVAEFESLSNPGNGEVRMLVLGDDGKYTLDRPFDRWRDPEPYGITG
- a CDS encoding DUF4192 family protein, with protein sequence MTNHSETTGSSENGDITGLDAHGRPKDGGAGKRAGEGTGPRVPGPAYDGHGGEHQVTLRTPAELADALPYLLGYRPEDSIVLVALHDRDGRGRFGGRARLGIPANADDWPSAARQLAHGLVTGSERRGARPESMVAFLCQEPLKGESGRQVMERLRPLAHRLRVECGSLDVTVVEALCISDGRYWSYCCDNAACCPPEGASMGLPGTSVLAAAATYAGIQVRGTLRELRARLLPWENAAALEQETALDTASLALVPRILDDAGRADVADETLRLAGRILDRFARAQPVSGMLLADLRDDELLAHDEAARLILGLQDRATRDRAAEWMEGDEAGPALRLWRSLARRCVGPYGEHAAAPLTLVGWVAWSTGDELEAREALAMALAADPDYLFARLLHQACNEGLDPESVRNCLRAERDGRGRPGTADPAAQADGVAAGAGSSLARAEECAERADDSLVPTEDCVERAGGSPAVANDCVEQVGSPRTRADGSAARATGSAARNHASPAWPIADARIDASPARPIADAVPTDEAAVPESEPETAPASTTEPSRRRRRTRSTGAAAAVGRAPGGPRGRDRVPSARVPRRRTPADTTRPAGAADAGTRTGRGPAGTAASGSGRTGGARARTSRKTAMQCRDIGQEGVQPSQGTEGEE
- a CDS encoding TetR/AcrR family transcriptional regulator, encoding MVTPSWADAPAQTAARRRGAVLERAILDAALDQLSTVGWNGLTMEGVAAGAQTGKAAVYRRWPSKEDLVADALRAGLPHFDAVPDEGSVREDLLTLCRRARDAMFSRPGFALRSVIHECDTTQAERFHAVIFDGVVEPTLKMLREVIERGIRRGEVRSDAANGYVFDAIPAMMMYRSKMCGCEWQDQEIEEMIDQLMVPLLRSSGA